In Synechococcus sp. UW69, a single genomic region encodes these proteins:
- a CDS encoding nucleoside deaminase: MVLKGQRVTTVDQRDDLTRWMDVLLQRAEATGTEGEVPVAAVILDGNGKAIGHGRNRRQNHMDPLGHAELVALRQAAVVQGDWRFNDCTLIVTLEPCPMCAGALVQARMGAVVYAASDPKRGGLGGSLDLSTHASAHHHMEVVRGVREAEARGLLERWFRQRRLQNR, from the coding sequence ATGGTGCTCAAAGGACAGCGTGTAACGACGGTGGATCAGCGGGATGACTTGACTCGCTGGATGGACGTTCTGCTCCAGCGGGCCGAGGCCACTGGCACGGAAGGAGAGGTACCAGTTGCCGCGGTGATCCTGGATGGAAACGGGAAGGCCATCGGACATGGACGCAACAGACGCCAGAACCATATGGACCCCCTTGGGCATGCCGAACTGGTGGCGTTACGGCAGGCAGCGGTGGTGCAGGGCGATTGGAGATTCAACGACTGCACCTTGATCGTGACCCTCGAGCCCTGCCCCATGTGTGCGGGAGCCTTGGTGCAGGCCCGAATGGGAGCAGTGGTGTATGCCGCATCGGACCCTAAACGCGGTGGTTTGGGGGGCAGCCTTGACCTCTCCACCCATGCCAGTGCGCACCATCACATGGAGGTGGTGCGCGGTGTGCGCGAGGCTGAGGCGAGAGGGCTGCTGGAGCGCTGGTTCAGGCAGCGGCGGCTTCAGAACCGCTAA